Within Xanthomonas oryzae pv. oryzae, the genomic segment TTTTTTCGTTTTCGAACATCAGTACGGCAATGCTCAATCCGCTGCGCGCGCATTGCGCCAGCAGTTCGTCGCCGCTGAGGAACGGGTAGGGCAGCGGCGTTTCGTCGGCCACGATGCGATCGTCGGCAGCATCGTCCTGGTTGACCACGAAACCGCCGCCCACCGAGTAGTAATCGCGTGTGGCGATCACGCCTTCATCGGCGTCGTAAGCGGTGAAGCGCATGCCGTTGGTGTGGTAAGGCAGCTTCTGCCGCTTGTTCATCGGCAAGTCGCGCTTTTCCTCGAAGCTGATCTCGTGCTGGCCCATCAAGCTGATGCGCTTGCTGGTGCGGATGCGCTCCAGCACGGCCGGGATGATGTCCGGGTCGATCAGGTTCGGGCGGTGGCCTTCCAGCCCCAGCAGCACCGCCTTGTCGGTGCCATGGCCGCGGCCGGTCAGGGCCAGCGAGCCGAACACTTCGGCGCGCAGGCGCATCACGTCCTGCAGGCGCCCGGCATCGAGCAGCCAGCGATGCACGAAGCGCTCGGCGGCGCGCATCGGCCCCACGGTGTGTGAGGAACTCGGACCGATACCGATCTTGAACAGGTCGAACGTGCTGACAGCCATGCGTGCCGGAGAGGTGAGCGTCAAGGCGGCTATTCTAGTCGTACGGCGACTGCGGCACGGCTGCAGCGCAGCATGAGAGCTCAGCGGATGCCCCTGACCCTGTTCCAGCGCGACGATTGCCATCTGTGCGACCAGGCCATGGAGGTGCTGGCGCAGGCGCGCGCGGGCGATTTCGACAGCGTGTTTATCGACGACGATGCGGCGCTGGAGTCCGCTTACGGTGCGCGCGTGCCGGTGCTGCGGGATGCCGGCGGGCGCGAGCTGGAGTGGCCGTTCGATCGCGTCGGCCTGCGTGCGTGGCTGGATGACATTGGCAGCTGAAGCCCTGCTTCATTGCATCCGCGCTGCAGGCATCAGTGCAAACGAAACACACGCAATGCCCGCGAGCCACTCTGGGATGGTGACCTCATCGGCACCACTGATCCTTGCAAGGCACGCCGTCGTGGTCGCCATCCATCTGCGTGCCTGGACGATGCTGCAGCACGTACTGGGCGTTGGCGCAGGAGCTCAGTTGTGGACAGCGTGTGCGCCCACCACAACTGAACTGGCTGGCGGCGGCAGGTGCAGCTGCTGAACGGGCGGGCGAGACGACCGGCTCCGCTGCAGGTGCAGGCTTGCGTACTGCGCTCAGTGTGGCGCGCTGTTGAAATGCAAAGGCGCCTGCACCGAGTACGGCCATCACGAGCACGACCTTGGTCAGCCCGATCCGCCCCCTGCCTACTTCTTCGCGCGCGGTACTGCTTCGCGTCGCGTTGGTATGCCTGGATGCAGGTGTTCCCGCGCGCACGATGCGCACCGCACGGGTGCGGCCGTATCGTCTGTGTCGGGCTCGCTCTCAAAAGAGAGCACCCTGCCGATGCGCGGGGCTTCGAAGCCGCGCGGGAATGCGGAGAGATGCACGAACAGATCATCCCCGGGCTGCGCGGGGGTAATTGAAGCCGAACCCGCGATCGGTATTCCAGCGGGTCAAGGTTCCGTGTGTGCGCATCGGCAGCGTCCCTGAAATGAGCCGAGAGTCCAGCTGTCGCGGGGTGTCATTCGGCATGCGGGCACAAAAAAGCGGCGGACCCGACGAGGTAGTCCGCCGCTCAGTGGCTGCGTCCGGTTGCGGCCTATGGCGTTACTTCGCCTTCAACACGACCTTGGTGCTGATCGCGGTTTCGTTGGGAATGGTCTTGGTGTCTGCCCAGTCGCCGCCGCCCACGCCGAAGTCCAGTCGTTTGACCACGGCCTTGCCCGCCAGCACCGGCTGCGCGCCAGGTGTCCAGGTGAAGGTCAGCGTGACCGGCTTGCTGACACCGCGCAGTTCCAGGATGCCATCGGCGGCGTATTGGTGACCGCCCAGGGCACGGAACTGGGCGGCGCGGTAGCGCGCAGTGGCGAACTTGGCGACGTTCAAGAAATCCGGGCCCTGCAAGGTGGAATCGCGATCGTTGTTGCCACTGACCGCGCTGGCTAGCGGAATGCGCACGTCGAGCTTGGCGCCGGCCAGGTTGGCCGGATCGAAACTCAGCGTGGTGTCGAAGCCGGGGAACTTGCCGGTGAACACTTCGCCGTCGTACTTGCTGGCGAACACCAGGCTCGATCCCGGCGCCTGCACGTAATCGGCGGCGATTACCGGCGCGGCGGCGAACGTGGCAACCAGCGAGGCCGCGACCAGCATCGGAGAAACAAACAATTTGGACGACATGGGAAATCCTTATGGTTTGGGAGAGAGCCAGCCGCGCGGCAACATCCGCGCCAGGGTGGCATCACGCTGGAACAGGTGGTGGTAGAACGCGGCGCCGGCATGTGCCAGCACCACGGCAATCAGCAGCCAGAAGCCCCACTCGTGGATGGTGTGCGCGGTGGCGCGCAGGTGTTCGTCCGACGGGCTGAGCTTGGGCACATTGAACAGGCCGAACCAACGGAACGGCCGCAGGCCGCTGGTGGAGTCGTATAACCAGCCCGACAGCGGCATGGCGAAAATCATGCCGTATAGCAGCCAGTGGGTGAGCCCGGCGATACGTTCTTGCCAGCGCGGCGTGCCGGCGACCGGCGGCGGTGTGCCCGCGTAAATGCGCCAACCCAGCCGCATGATCACCAATGCCAGGACGGTCAGCCCCACTGACTTGTGCGCGGTGTAGACCCAGAAATATTTCGGCGTCTTGGGCAGCTCGCCCATGGTCAGGCCGACGATGCCCAGGACCAGGATCAGCAGTGCGATCAACCAGTGCAGGATCTGGCTCACGCTGCCCCAGCGTTCGAGGTTTTTCAGGCTCATGTTCCCGACTCCTTGCTGGCGGCTGTGTCCGGCGTCGTGGGCGCGGCTTGCGGCTCGGGTGTTTCGTCGTCTGCGCGGCCTTGGCGCACGGCTTCGGCCTCGATGCGCAACTCCACGCTGTCGCCGATCACCGATTTCCACGCATCGATCCCGAACTCCGAACGGCGCAGCGTGGCGGTGGCCGAGAAGCCGGCGGTGCGGCGGAACGGCGGGAGCGGATGGCGTTTAAGCGCGTTGAGGGTGACGTCCAGGGTGACCGGGCGGGTGACCCCGTGCAGGGTCAGATTGCCGGTGACCTTGGCGTGGTTTTCGCCGCTGGCCTCCACGCGCGTGGAGACGAAATGTGCGTCGGGAAAGCGCTCGGCGTTGAGTAGGTTGCGTGCCAGGGTGGCCTCGTTCCACTTGGCATCGCCCAGGTCGGCGCGGTGCAGCGGCACGGTGACGTCCAGCCGGGCGGCGGCCCAGTCGTCCGGGTCGAAGATCAGCGTGCCGCTCGTTCCG encodes:
- a CDS encoding glutaredoxin family protein, which gives rise to MPLTLFQRDDCHLCDQAMEVLAQARAGDFDSVFIDDDAALESAYGARVPVLRDAGGRELEWPFDRVGLRAWLDDIGS
- a CDS encoding excalibur calcium-binding domain-containing protein; translated protein: MAVLGAGAFAFQQRATLSAVRKPAPAAEPVVSPARSAAAPAAASQFSCGGRTRCPQLSSCANAQYVLQHRPGTQMDGDHDGVPCKDQWCR
- a CDS encoding YceI family protein codes for the protein MSSKLFVSPMLVAASLVATFAAAPVIAADYVQAPGSSLVFASKYDGEVFTGKFPGFDTTLSFDPANLAGAKLDVRIPLASAVSGNNDRDSTLQGPDFLNVAKFATARYRAAQFRALGGHQYAADGILELRGVSKPVTLTFTWTPGAQPVLAGKAVVKRLDFGVGGGDWADTKTIPNETAISTKVVLKAK
- a CDS encoding cytochrome b, whose product is MSLKNLERWGSVSQILHWLIALLILVLGIVGLTMGELPKTPKYFWVYTAHKSVGLTVLALVIMRLGWRIYAGTPPPVAGTPRWQERIAGLTHWLLYGMIFAMPLSGWLYDSTSGLRPFRWFGLFNVPKLSPSDEHLRATAHTIHEWGFWLLIAVVLAHAGAAFYHHLFQRDATLARMLPRGWLSPKP
- a CDS encoding YceI family protein, translating into MTPLARLLLLPALALTSLVATAAPERYALDPVHTRVLFAVEHAGFSKALGTVSGTSGTLIFDPDDWAAARLDVTVPLHRADLGDAKWNEATLARNLLNAERFPDAHFVSTRVEASGENHAKVTGNLTLHGVTRPVTLDVTLNALKRHPLPPFRRTAGFSATATLRRSEFGIDAWKSVIGDSVELRIEAEAVRQGRADDETPEPQAAPTTPDTAASKESGT